One window of the Amycolatopsis mediterranei genome contains the following:
- a CDS encoding PfkB family carbohydrate kinase codes for MMFSEVVVAGQIARDLVIEVPDAPGADSSAPVKHRQELLGGKGANQAVALGQLGMSVSLVGVVGRDRTGDALLAQARADRIGTSYVIRRAGTETALLVDVVEDHGRRRYLEHVPEGTLLTEDDVFAAAAPISAAASLIVQLQQPAPVALLAARLAHTAGTRVVLDGAPQDDALTDGLLALADVVRADGHEAELLTGQPVDDVAAAARAAADLRRRGPSLVVLEVSGQGNLFAGPEGTWFVPDVQTDVVDPTGAGDALVATLTAALTRRRPLETAASLAVAAAAATTGHAGGRPHLSRAELDRLQPRALETVRA; via the coding sequence ATGATGTTCAGCGAAGTCGTCGTCGCCGGGCAGATCGCCCGCGACCTGGTGATCGAAGTCCCGGACGCGCCCGGCGCGGACTCGTCGGCGCCCGTGAAGCACCGGCAGGAGCTGCTCGGCGGGAAGGGCGCGAACCAGGCCGTGGCGCTGGGCCAGCTCGGGATGTCGGTGTCGCTGGTCGGCGTCGTCGGCCGCGACCGCACCGGGGACGCGCTGCTCGCGCAGGCCCGGGCCGACCGGATCGGCACCTCTTACGTGATCCGCCGGGCGGGCACCGAGACGGCCCTGCTCGTCGACGTCGTCGAGGACCACGGCCGGCGCCGCTACCTCGAGCACGTCCCGGAGGGGACGCTGCTCACCGAGGACGACGTCTTCGCCGCGGCCGCCCCCATCTCGGCCGCCGCTTCCCTCATCGTGCAGCTGCAGCAGCCCGCGCCGGTGGCCCTGCTGGCGGCCCGGCTGGCGCACACGGCGGGCACCCGGGTCGTGCTGGACGGCGCACCGCAGGACGACGCGCTGACGGACGGCCTGCTCGCCCTCGCCGACGTCGTGCGCGCCGACGGCCACGAAGCCGAGCTCCTCACCGGGCAGCCGGTCGACGACGTCGCCGCGGCCGCGCGCGCCGCCGCGGATCTCCGGCGCCGGGGGCCGTCCCTGGTCGTGCTCGAAGTCTCCGGGCAGGGCAACCTGTTCGCCGGGCCGGAAGGCACCTGGTTCGTGCCGGACGTCCAGACCGACGTCGTCGACCCCACCGGCGCCGGTGACGCGCTCGTCGCCACCCTGACCGCGGCGCTGACCCGCCGCCGTCCGCTGGAGACGGCGGCGAGCCTGGCCGTCGCGGCCGCCGCGGCGACGACCGGGCACGCGGGCGGGCGCCCGCACCTGTCCCGCGCGGAACTCGACCGGCTGCAGCCGCGGGCGCTGGAAACCGTCCGGGCCTGA
- a CDS encoding hemerythrin domain-containing protein, with the protein MAEHDEDVIEFQQRQHREIRELFAALETAEGDRRRDLFHDLVRLLAVHETAEELVVHPEIRDLEPAAKPIVEARLGEEHRAKELLTALQKMGPEADGFDTLLVQLREDVLAHAEHEEREEFPLLRAHRPPERLRAMAATAKVAEAVGPTRPHPGVESAKANLLLGPPAAIMDRARDLIRGALGG; encoded by the coding sequence ATGGCGGAGCACGACGAGGACGTCATCGAGTTCCAGCAGCGCCAGCACCGGGAAATCCGCGAGCTGTTCGCCGCGCTGGAGACCGCGGAAGGCGACCGGCGGCGGGACCTGTTCCACGACCTCGTGCGGCTGCTCGCCGTGCACGAGACCGCCGAGGAACTGGTCGTGCACCCCGAAATCCGCGACCTCGAGCCCGCGGCGAAGCCCATCGTCGAGGCGCGGCTGGGCGAGGAGCACCGGGCCAAGGAACTGCTGACCGCCCTCCAGAAGATGGGCCCGGAAGCCGACGGCTTCGACACCCTGCTCGTGCAGCTGCGCGAGGACGTGCTCGCGCACGCCGAGCACGAAGAGCGCGAGGAGTTCCCGCTGCTGCGGGCGCACCGGCCGCCGGAGCGGCTGCGGGCGATGGCCGCGACCGCGAAGGTGGCCGAAGCGGTCGGGCCGACCCGGCCGCACCCCGGCGTCGAGAGCGCGAAGGCGAACCTGCTGCTGGGCCCGCCCGCGGCGATCATGGACCGGGCGCGTGACCTCATCCGCGGCGCGCTGGGAGGCTGA
- a CDS encoding class I SAM-dependent methyltransferase, giving the protein MTDAWKWDPTLYSGSAPYYPRGRVAYPAELATAFAAQLGLDGSGRLLDVGCGPGSLTLPLAGSFEEAVGLDADEDMLAEAARLAADAGIGNCRWVHRRAEELPAGLGRFRVVTFAQSFHWFDRPRVAAAVRGMLAPGGVCAHVHASTHELVHPAIAELVREYLGPVRRAGRGTLPDGTAGGEAAVYRAAGFHGPRRFELPGRVVTRTVDEVVAGVFSLSSSAPHLFGERRAGFEADLRRRLAPAETFTARLPHIAVDLWFTKGC; this is encoded by the coding sequence GTGACCGACGCGTGGAAATGGGACCCGACCCTCTATTCGGGCAGCGCGCCGTACTACCCGCGGGGCCGCGTGGCGTATCCGGCGGAACTCGCCACCGCCTTCGCCGCCCAGCTCGGCCTGGACGGATCGGGACGGCTGCTCGACGTCGGCTGCGGGCCCGGTTCGCTGACGCTGCCGCTGGCCGGATCGTTCGAAGAAGCGGTCGGGCTCGACGCCGACGAGGACATGCTCGCCGAAGCCGCCCGGCTGGCGGCGGACGCCGGGATCGGGAACTGCCGGTGGGTGCACCGGCGCGCGGAGGAGCTGCCCGCCGGGCTGGGCCGGTTCCGGGTGGTCACCTTCGCGCAGTCGTTCCACTGGTTCGACCGGCCGCGCGTCGCCGCCGCGGTGCGCGGAATGCTGGCGCCCGGCGGGGTCTGCGCCCACGTGCACGCGTCGACGCACGAGCTCGTGCACCCCGCGATCGCGGAGCTGGTGCGCGAGTACCTCGGACCGGTGCGGCGCGCGGGACGCGGGACACTGCCGGACGGCACGGCCGGCGGTGAGGCGGCGGTCTACCGCGCGGCCGGTTTCCACGGCCCGCGGCGGTTCGAGCTGCCCGGGCGGGTCGTGACCCGGACCGTCGACGAGGTCGTCGCCGGGGTGTTTTCGCTGTCGAGTTCGGCACCGCACCTGTTCGGCGAGCGACGAGCCGGGTTCGAGGCGGACCTGCGGCGGCGGCTGGCCCCGGCGGAGACGTTCACCGCGCGGCTGCCGCACATCGCCGTCGACCTGTGGTTCACCAAGGGTTGTTGA
- a CDS encoding RecQ family ATP-dependent DNA helicase, which produces MNDKTVAELRRLAADRFGWAELSAEQAAAMSAASEGRDVLAVLPTGAGKSAIYQVPALVLPGPTVIVSPLLALQRDQIEGLDAAAVPDAVALDSRQSAGERDRVWEAIRAGTAEYVFLSPEQLAKDEVVAGLAGAGVSLFVVDEAHCVSAWGHDFRPDYLRLAPVVERLGRPPVIALTATAAAPVRDDIVAALGLRDPVRVIASFDRPNLHLVVARFTGDAAKRAAVVDRVAAMPGSGLLYTASRRETEDYAEALSGRGVRAFAYHAGMKAADRDAVHERFAAGETDVVVATSAFGMGIDQPDVRFVVHASVPDSVDTYYQQIGRAGRDGEPAEVLLCYRPEDLARQRFLTRSAPPEAELRAVVEALRPGPLGSRQLAEAVPGPAARRTRALGLLERCGDVVTGPDGRCTLTAARADTGAVVGRALEAAERAAELVRSRVEMVRAYAETTGCRRRYLLGYFGEELAKPCGNCDLCDAGAEVEDRPPAGEFHAESVVRHAEWGRGVVMTVEEDKLTVLFDDVGYRTLSLPVVREQALLDRC; this is translated from the coding sequence ATGAACGACAAAACGGTGGCCGAGCTGCGCCGGCTGGCCGCGGACCGCTTCGGCTGGGCCGAGCTGTCCGCCGAGCAGGCCGCGGCGATGAGCGCGGCGAGCGAGGGGCGGGACGTGCTGGCGGTGCTGCCCACCGGAGCCGGCAAATCGGCGATCTACCAGGTGCCGGCGCTGGTGCTGCCCGGGCCGACGGTGATCGTGTCGCCGCTGCTGGCGTTGCAGCGGGACCAGATCGAGGGCCTGGACGCCGCGGCCGTGCCGGACGCCGTGGCCCTCGACTCGCGGCAGTCGGCGGGGGAGCGGGACCGGGTGTGGGAGGCGATCCGGGCCGGCACGGCGGAGTACGTCTTCCTGTCGCCCGAACAGCTGGCGAAGGACGAGGTCGTCGCCGGGCTGGCCGGGGCGGGGGTGTCGCTGTTCGTCGTCGACGAGGCCCACTGCGTGTCGGCGTGGGGCCACGACTTCCGGCCCGACTACCTGCGGCTGGCCCCGGTGGTCGAGCGGCTCGGGCGGCCGCCGGTGATCGCCCTCACCGCCACCGCGGCGGCGCCGGTCCGGGACGACATCGTCGCGGCACTGGGCCTGCGCGACCCGGTGCGGGTGATCGCGAGCTTCGACCGGCCGAACCTGCACCTGGTGGTCGCGCGGTTCACCGGCGACGCCGCGAAGCGCGCGGCCGTGGTGGACCGGGTCGCGGCGATGCCCGGCAGCGGCCTGCTCTACACCGCGAGCCGCCGGGAGACCGAGGACTACGCCGAGGCCCTCTCCGGCCGCGGCGTCCGTGCCTTCGCCTACCACGCCGGGATGAAGGCGGCCGACCGCGACGCGGTGCACGAGCGGTTCGCCGCGGGGGAGACCGACGTCGTGGTGGCGACCTCGGCGTTCGGCATGGGCATCGACCAACCCGACGTGCGGTTCGTGGTGCACGCGTCCGTCCCGGACTCGGTCGACACGTACTACCAGCAGATCGGCCGCGCCGGCCGGGACGGCGAACCGGCGGAGGTGCTGCTCTGCTACCGGCCGGAAGACCTGGCGCGGCAACGGTTCCTCACCCGGTCCGCGCCGCCGGAGGCGGAGTTGCGAGCGGTCGTCGAAGCGCTGCGGCCGGGACCGCTGGGAAGCCGGCAGCTCGCCGAGGCCGTCCCCGGCCCGGCCGCGCGGCGGACCCGCGCCCTCGGCCTGCTCGAACGCTGCGGCGACGTGGTCACCGGGCCGGACGGCCGGTGCACGCTCACCGCCGCTCGCGCGGACACCGGTGCCGTCGTCGGGCGGGCGCTCGAAGCGGCGGAGCGGGCGGCCGAGCTCGTCCGCTCGCGGGTGGAGATGGTGCGCGCCTACGCGGAGACCACCGGCTGCCGCCGCCGGTACCTGCTCGGGTACTTCGGCGAGGAACTCGCGAAGCCGTGCGGCAACTGCGACCTTTGCGACGCCGGTGCCGAGGTCGAGGACCGGCCGCCCGCGGGGGAGTTCCACGCGGAGAGCGTCGTCCGGCACGCCGAGTGGGGCCGCGGCGTCGTGATGACCGTCGAGGAGGACAAGCTCACCGTCCTCTTCGACGACGTCGGCTACCGGACGCTGTCGCTGCCGGTGGTGCGGGAACAGGCGCTCCTGGACCGCTGCTGA
- a CDS encoding STAS domain-containing protein, with amino-acid sequence MSPTFPVPGRSAPLTARRTEYRPGFLVLTFTGEIDALTLPILERELGSAPPGTTVVDLTQVAFVGLAGARALAAAAERAGAAGRRFGVVANSRTLARLFRITGLAAVVPMFASLSDALRELLAAEVHEPAC; translated from the coding sequence GTGTCCCCCACCTTTCCGGTCCCCGGCCGGTCCGCGCCCCTGACCGCGCGCCGGACGGAGTATCGCCCCGGTTTCCTGGTGCTCACCTTCACCGGCGAAATCGACGCGCTGACCCTGCCGATCCTCGAGCGCGAGCTGGGGTCGGCGCCACCGGGAACGACGGTGGTGGACCTGACGCAGGTGGCCTTCGTCGGCCTGGCCGGCGCGCGGGCACTGGCCGCGGCGGCCGAGCGGGCCGGCGCGGCGGGCCGGCGCTTCGGGGTGGTGGCGAACAGCCGGACCCTGGCGCGCCTGTTCCGGATCACCGGGCTGGCCGCGGTCGTGCCGATGTTCGCGTCGTTGTCGGACGCGCTGAGGGAGTTGCTGGCGGCCGAGGTGCACGAGCCCGCCTGCTGA
- a CDS encoding WXG100 family type VII secretion target yields MAEKKKWSDVKALLDDPSVPPGQKSALISSWLRENPPPPPFLADQEPDEIKQKRAEAEKYAHAYAANPLFAGQSVDEAYDKAKASGDQNSYNEDQEKKAVDDGKKKLDGTQPPAAGDDSGAGATGTKTSDEIFDAAAPALKLFETFGSLLAKIPADCRGNTRALDLDKDIRAPFDEQRGISFADFVADAGHFKRGSETVDRTEQDTGSQLGTLFGSWSGAGADAASDTYNEKIQPKAAKLSQTLGNASEATLKTATTVFQLCKGKADAVIGMYTDLVGKADYTMAQKVIAVANGEHGNEKDLAQIAGWMDLNFGTNLVKTLNDQGCCDGDEIKKHGQDLAKQWVQNQFNPDMWDRLYQGFAKTCKDTKDLVDQAYDALDKVMGGIRNEFEGVSLPGGSGTPGGSGSGGSGTAGGSGGGAGGSGGGSGSGGSGGGSGSGSGSGSGSGSGGSGSGSGGGGGGGQVPPIPDTSAGAGASGGGSGAGGGSGTDLPSGTGGGSGSGSGSGSGAGGGGGQVPPIPDGSTSSGGGSAGGGSGGGGSDSPGGQDDGSAAEAAKQQAAEAAKQQAAEAEAAAKKKASDALKEFSGPGIQTDSGAGLGSGGGSGSGGGSGSGGGSGPGSDSTAPSSMTPPPDSGQDAAAAAAEAAKKKAAEALKEFSGPGIETESGGGAGGGSGSGSGGSDPGSGSGDDVKAGAEQAAEAAKKKAADALKEFSGPGIQTESGGGAGGGSGSGGSDPGSGEDGDGKAGAEQAAEDAKKKAADALKEFGGPGIETDPGGKPDGLLGGDDDRDVLKVKQGDKTFEMTEPDHDGKMDIKVGDGPGEPKDFKLDWSDDGKAADGKPADGPQGTDADPYRPGPDGKIHIHDGGLEITAERPDGPDGPTTVTVDDGKGTPTTYTLGEDDKPEGALGDTPEKRIDDLPTHRGTLEDLASHDGGAPGAHHGGSDHDGGHAPGDTGGSHHGSGDGSAGGAHAGGGGGGAHHGLSTAGIGGGAHAGFSSAGFDGVAGLGDTPVSGGAHSGAAAQPQPAAAFASASGAPGAPGSSGSSMSGMPGMGAMGGHGGGGGGDTERRSSAYRIDGAVFDNLGEPGRRIIGSLDDEDPPSARTR; encoded by the coding sequence ATGGCCGAAAAGAAGAAGTGGTCCGACGTCAAGGCGCTGCTCGACGACCCGAGCGTGCCGCCGGGGCAGAAGAGCGCGCTGATCAGCAGCTGGCTGCGGGAAAACCCGCCACCGCCGCCGTTCCTGGCCGACCAGGAACCGGACGAGATCAAGCAGAAGCGGGCCGAAGCCGAGAAGTACGCGCACGCCTACGCCGCGAACCCGCTGTTCGCCGGCCAATCGGTCGACGAGGCCTACGACAAGGCCAAGGCGAGCGGCGACCAGAACAGCTACAACGAGGACCAGGAAAAGAAAGCTGTCGACGACGGCAAGAAGAAGCTCGACGGGACGCAGCCGCCTGCGGCCGGCGACGACAGCGGAGCCGGCGCCACCGGGACGAAGACGTCCGACGAGATCTTCGACGCCGCCGCGCCCGCGCTGAAGCTGTTCGAGACGTTCGGTTCGCTGCTGGCGAAGATCCCGGCCGACTGCCGCGGCAACACCCGCGCGCTCGACCTCGACAAGGACATCCGGGCGCCGTTCGACGAGCAGCGCGGGATCAGTTTCGCCGACTTCGTCGCGGACGCCGGGCACTTCAAGCGCGGCTCGGAGACGGTGGACCGGACGGAGCAGGACACCGGCTCGCAGCTGGGCACCCTGTTCGGCAGCTGGAGCGGCGCGGGTGCCGATGCCGCGTCGGACACCTACAACGAGAAGATCCAGCCGAAGGCGGCGAAGCTGTCCCAGACGCTCGGCAACGCGAGCGAAGCGACGCTGAAGACCGCCACGACGGTGTTCCAGCTGTGCAAGGGCAAGGCCGACGCCGTCATCGGGATGTACACCGACCTGGTCGGCAAGGCCGACTACACGATGGCGCAGAAGGTCATCGCCGTCGCCAACGGCGAGCACGGCAACGAAAAGGACCTCGCCCAGATCGCGGGCTGGATGGACCTGAACTTCGGGACGAACCTGGTCAAGACGCTCAACGACCAGGGCTGCTGCGACGGCGACGAGATCAAGAAGCACGGCCAGGACCTGGCCAAGCAGTGGGTGCAGAACCAGTTCAACCCCGACATGTGGGACCGGCTGTACCAGGGGTTCGCGAAGACCTGCAAGGACACGAAAGACCTCGTCGACCAGGCGTACGACGCGCTCGACAAGGTGATGGGCGGGATCCGCAACGAGTTCGAAGGCGTTTCGCTGCCCGGCGGGTCCGGCACTCCGGGTGGGTCCGGGAGCGGGGGGTCCGGGACGGCCGGCGGCTCCGGCGGCGGTGCCGGTGGTTCGGGCGGCGGGTCCGGTTCGGGCGGGTCCGGCGGCGGTTCGGGCTCGGGTTCCGGATCTGGTTCGGGCTCCGGATCCGGCGGTTCGGGTTCGGGTTCGGGGGGCGGCGGAGGTGGCGGTCAGGTGCCGCCGATCCCCGACACGAGCGCGGGGGCCGGTGCGTCGGGCGGGGGTTCGGGGGCCGGTGGCGGCTCGGGGACCGACCTGCCCAGCGGCACCGGCGGCGGCAGCGGCTCGGGCTCCGGCAGCGGCTCGGGAGCGGGCGGCGGTGGTGGTCAGGTCCCGCCGATCCCGGACGGGTCCACGTCGTCGGGTGGCGGCTCCGCGGGTGGTGGTTCCGGTGGCGGTGGCTCGGATTCACCGGGCGGCCAGGACGACGGCTCCGCGGCGGAGGCGGCCAAGCAGCAGGCCGCGGAAGCAGCCAAGCAGCAGGCCGCGGAGGCGGAGGCGGCGGCGAAGAAGAAAGCCTCCGACGCGCTGAAGGAGTTCAGCGGCCCGGGAATCCAGACGGATTCCGGGGCCGGCCTCGGCTCGGGTGGCGGCTCGGGCTCCGGCGGGGGGTCGGGCTCCGGCGGTGGTTCGGGGCCGGGCTCCGACAGCACGGCACCGTCGTCGATGACGCCGCCGCCCGACAGCGGCCAGGACGCCGCGGCCGCGGCTGCCGAAGCGGCGAAGAAGAAGGCCGCGGAGGCGCTGAAGGAGTTCAGCGGTCCGGGTATCGAGACGGAGTCCGGCGGCGGTGCGGGCGGTGGTTCCGGTTCGGGCTCGGGTGGCAGTGACCCGGGCTCGGGCTCCGGGGATGACGTCAAGGCCGGGGCCGAGCAGGCGGCCGAGGCGGCGAAGAAGAAGGCCGCGGATGCGCTGAAGGAGTTCAGCGGTCCGGGCATCCAGACGGAGTCCGGTGGTGGCGCGGGCGGCGGTTCGGGTTCGGGTGGCAGTGACCCGGGCTCGGGCGAAGACGGCGACGGCAAGGCCGGGGCCGAACAAGCCGCGGAGGACGCGAAGAAGAAGGCCGCGGACGCGCTGAAGGAGTTCGGCGGCCCGGGCATCGAGACGGATCCCGGTGGCAAGCCCGACGGCCTGCTCGGCGGCGACGACGACCGGGACGTCCTGAAGGTCAAGCAGGGCGACAAGACCTTCGAGATGACCGAGCCGGACCACGACGGCAAGATGGACATCAAGGTCGGCGACGGTCCCGGCGAACCGAAGGACTTCAAGCTCGACTGGTCCGACGACGGCAAGGCCGCCGACGGCAAGCCCGCCGATGGTCCACAAGGGACGGACGCGGACCCCTACCGCCCCGGCCCGGACGGCAAGATCCACATCCACGACGGCGGCCTCGAGATCACCGCCGAGCGTCCCGACGGGCCGGACGGCCCGACGACGGTGACCGTCGACGACGGCAAGGGCACCCCGACGACGTACACGTTGGGCGAAGACGACAAGCCGGAAGGCGCCCTCGGCGACACTCCCGAGAAGCGGATCGACGACCTGCCCACCCACCGGGGCACCCTCGAGGACCTCGCGTCCCACGACGGCGGCGCTCCCGGTGCCCACCACGGCGGCTCGGACCACGACGGCGGACACGCGCCCGGCGACACCGGCGGCTCCCACCACGGCTCCGGAGACGGTTCCGCCGGCGGCGCGCACGCCGGTGGCGGCGGTGGGGGCGCCCACCACGGCCTCTCGACAGCCGGGATCGGCGGCGGCGCCCACGCCGGCTTCTCGAGCGCCGGCTTCGACGGCGTCGCCGGGCTCGGTGACACCCCCGTCTCCGGCGGCGCGCACTCCGGCGCCGCCGCGCAGCCGCAGCCCGCGGCGGCCTTCGCGTCGGCTTCCGGCGCGCCCGGTGCACCCGGGTCGTCCGGCTCGTCGATGTCCGGGATGCCCGGCATGGGCGCCATGGGTGGCCACGGCGGCGGCGGTGGGGGCGACACCGAACGCCGCTCGTCCGCCTACCGCATCGACGGCGCCGTCTTCGACAACCTCGGTGAGCCCGGGCGGCGGATCATCGGTTCCCTGGACGACGAAGACCCGCCGTCCGCCCGGACCAGGTAG
- the ligD gene encoding non-homologous end-joining DNA ligase, which translates to MAADPARKLRRYQEMRDFGRTAEPAGGSAGPDGHRFVVQRHRARRLHYDFRLELGGVLVSWAVPKGPTLDPKARRLAVHVEDHPIEYAGFEGVIPRGEYGGGDVIVWDRGVWRPVEPDPARAIEAGTLHFDLEGEKLAGRFVLVRTSRGEKDQWFLLHKQDEHAQAGWDAEDHPRSVKSGRTNDEVAAAPDALWHGDRPAAEAEESVGGWQAPTEDELAALDALGVKGRWSVAGRELALTNLDKVLFPAAGGGKPVTKRDLIRYYATVGPVMLPYLAGRPLNTHRFPQGVTEPGFWQKEVPRHAPDWLTTWRNERAEPGESRRYVVADSVATLAWLANYGALELHAWTSRAADVDHPTWVLFDIDPGPETTFEEVLELARLHRTALEHLGLTGRPKVTGQRGIQVWVPIAPHCTFEQTRAWAETVSRTIGRVLPDLVSWAWTKDKRRGRARLDYTQNVLNKTLVAPYSVRPRPGAPVSVPLEWAELDDPRLAPDRWTIRDVPGRLAEHGDPFSVLLGLEQKLPGL; encoded by the coding sequence ATGGCAGCAGACCCGGCCCGCAAACTGCGGCGCTACCAGGAGATGCGCGACTTCGGCCGTACCGCGGAGCCGGCCGGCGGGTCCGCCGGTCCGGACGGCCACCGGTTCGTGGTGCAGCGGCACCGCGCGCGCCGGTTGCACTACGACTTCCGCCTCGAACTCGGCGGCGTGCTGGTCAGCTGGGCGGTGCCGAAGGGCCCGACGCTGGACCCGAAGGCCCGCCGGCTGGCCGTGCACGTCGAAGATCACCCGATCGAGTACGCCGGGTTCGAGGGCGTCATCCCGCGCGGCGAGTACGGCGGCGGGGACGTCATCGTCTGGGACCGCGGCGTCTGGCGGCCGGTCGAACCCGACCCGGCGCGCGCGATCGAGGCCGGGACGCTGCACTTCGACCTCGAAGGCGAGAAGCTGGCCGGGCGGTTCGTCCTCGTCCGCACCAGCCGCGGCGAGAAGGACCAGTGGTTCCTCCTGCACAAGCAGGACGAGCACGCGCAGGCCGGCTGGGACGCCGAGGACCACCCGCGCTCGGTGAAGAGCGGCCGCACCAACGACGAGGTCGCGGCCGCTCCCGACGCCTTGTGGCACGGCGACCGTCCGGCCGCCGAGGCGGAGGAGTCCGTCGGCGGCTGGCAGGCCCCGACCGAAGACGAACTGGCCGCCCTCGACGCCCTGGGCGTCAAGGGCCGGTGGTCGGTGGCGGGCCGCGAGCTGGCGCTGACCAACCTGGACAAGGTGCTCTTCCCGGCGGCCGGTGGCGGGAAGCCGGTGACCAAGCGGGACCTCATCCGGTACTACGCCACCGTCGGCCCGGTCATGCTGCCGTACCTGGCCGGCCGCCCGCTCAACACCCACCGGTTCCCCCAGGGCGTCACCGAGCCGGGCTTCTGGCAGAAGGAGGTCCCGCGGCACGCGCCCGATTGGCTGACCACGTGGCGCAACGAGCGCGCCGAGCCGGGGGAGAGCCGGCGGTACGTCGTCGCCGACAGCGTCGCGACCCTGGCCTGGCTGGCGAACTACGGCGCGCTGGAGCTGCACGCCTGGACTTCCCGCGCCGCCGACGTCGACCACCCGACGTGGGTGCTGTTCGACATCGACCCGGGCCCGGAGACGACGTTCGAGGAGGTCCTGGAGCTGGCGCGGCTGCACCGCACCGCGCTCGAGCACCTGGGCCTCACCGGACGGCCCAAGGTGACCGGGCAGCGCGGCATCCAGGTGTGGGTGCCGATCGCCCCGCACTGCACGTTCGAGCAGACCCGCGCGTGGGCGGAGACGGTGTCCCGGACGATCGGGCGGGTGCTGCCCGACCTGGTCAGCTGGGCCTGGACGAAGGACAAGCGCCGCGGCCGCGCCCGGCTGGACTACACGCAGAACGTGCTGAACAAGACGCTCGTCGCGCCCTACAGCGTCCGTCCGCGGCCCGGCGCGCCGGTTTCGGTGCCGCTGGAGTGGGCCGAGCTGGACGACCCGCGGCTCGCGCCCGACCGGTGGACGATCCGGGACGTCCCCGGCCGCCTGGCTGAGCACGGAGACCCGTTCTCGGTGCTGCTCGGTCTCGAACAGAAGCTGCCGGGCCTGTAG
- a CDS encoding ANTAR domain-containing protein has translation MTETLMNAADRWRPLSELLQALLERIAGELPGWLGAGLTISRGERPLRVLATAGVGEQVLSAQLAHGGPVPVANATGEPVTTDRLFGDERWPALTRETVFDGGPAVAAIRGAAALPGFWDEDGVFVLSVSLDRAPGADTLAILQRYAKLTEMTLVVAETATAGDPDQMLDLLASRAAIEQAKGAIMAVRRCSPEEAWQTLRRASQEFNVKVRELAVALVEHLGGRRPASPDALREIRPGAPAHHAAQRLWSAFTSVSP, from the coding sequence GTGACCGAGACACTCATGAACGCAGCGGATCGCTGGAGACCGCTGTCCGAACTGCTGCAGGCACTGCTCGAGCGCATCGCCGGGGAGCTGCCCGGCTGGCTCGGCGCGGGCCTGACCATCAGCCGCGGCGAACGGCCGCTGCGCGTGCTGGCCACCGCGGGTGTCGGCGAGCAGGTGCTGTCCGCCCAGCTGGCGCACGGCGGCCCGGTCCCCGTCGCGAACGCCACCGGCGAGCCGGTCACCACGGACCGCCTCTTCGGCGACGAGCGCTGGCCGGCGCTGACCCGCGAGACCGTCTTCGACGGCGGCCCGGCGGTCGCGGCGATCCGGGGCGCCGCCGCGCTGCCCGGGTTCTGGGACGAAGACGGGGTCTTCGTCCTGTCGGTCTCGCTCGACCGGGCACCGGGCGCGGACACCCTGGCCATCCTGCAGCGCTACGCGAAACTCACCGAGATGACGCTGGTCGTCGCCGAGACCGCCACCGCGGGCGACCCCGACCAGATGCTGGACCTGCTGGCGTCCCGCGCCGCCATCGAGCAGGCGAAGGGCGCGATCATGGCGGTCCGGCGGTGCTCGCCGGAGGAGGCCTGGCAGACGCTGCGCCGCGCCAGCCAGGAGTTCAACGTCAAGGTCCGCGAGCTGGCCGTCGCCCTCGTCGAGCACCTCGGGGGCCGCCGGCCCGCCTCGCCCGACGCCCTCCGCGAGATCCGGCCCGGCGCCCCGGCCCACCACGCCGCGCAACGGCTCTGGTCGGCCTTCACGAGCGTCTCGCCCTGA